A window of the Lactuca sativa cultivar Salinas chromosome 5, Lsat_Salinas_v11, whole genome shotgun sequence genome harbors these coding sequences:
- the LOC111876603 gene encoding uncharacterized protein LOC111876603 produces MLRSIEEADKPAKRGMKPESQNEGPITKPSKGQTPKKRKTDKAAPSPPQPKKQKKPARRLILQSSSESDSECVPPNQKKALSSDSENESSDEEASGQGDTPPRSPTPEIPVHTTSTTTTKPTFTIPNPPVTEPTFTTKPPPTTEPPTTSKPLSPTPSIETTPILGGEDLEFDSTYFSPYRVQSEDDDDGPITKRHLKVVNDKPDQLLSSSSSEAYSDAALKALFSSVVAEHSASLTAAAKAIEASTSQCQQASRAATAAKNAAIVNSSIESLQQTLQFECSKVKAARLAIQ; encoded by the exons ATGCTACGTTCAATTGAAGAAGCTGATAAACCTGCCAAAAGGGGCATGAAACCTGAATCACAAAATGAGGGTCCTATAACAAAACCATCCAAGGGCCAAAcccccaagaagaggaaaactgATAAAGCTGCTCCTTCTCCTCCTCAACCTAAAAAGCAGAAGAAGCCTGCAAGGagacttattcttcaatcctccaGCGAGTCGGATTCAGAATGCGTTCCTCCTAACCAGAAGAAAGCTCTATCATCAGACTCTGAGAATGAAAGTTCAGATGAAGAGGCTTCGGGCCAAGGGGATACTCCACCTCGCTCCCCAACTCCAGAAATTCCGGTTC atacaacctCTACCACCACTACAAAACCTACCTTCACTATTCCCAAccctccagtaaccgaacctACTTTTACAACCAAACCTCCAccaacaaccgaacctccaactACTTCTAAACCCTTATCACCCACACCTTCTATAGAAACAACACCAATTttgggcggtgaggacttggagttcGACTCTACATACTTCAGTCCTTATCGAGTCCAGagtgaggatgatgatgatgggCCTATCACCAAACGTCATCTCAAAGTGGTAAACGACAAGCCAGATCAActgctttcctcctcttcctccgaGGCTTATTCAGATGCTGCTTTAAAGGCCCTGTTCTCATCAGTTGTTGCAGAACATTCAGCCTCCTTAACTGCTGCAGCCAAGGCTATTGAAGCTTCCACTTCTCAGTGTCAACAGGCCTCTCGTGCT GCTACTGCTGCCAAGAATGCTGCTATAGTTAATTCTTCTATAGAATCTCTTCAACAAACTCTACAGTTTGAATGCTCGAAGGTTAAAGCAGCACGCCTTGCTATTCAATAG